In the genome of Carassius carassius chromosome 47, fCarCar2.1, whole genome shotgun sequence, one region contains:
- the LOC132130242 gene encoding olfactory receptor 52Z1P-like: protein MKNSSVVSLIILEAFYRMEDLKYLYFVIFFMLYMLVLLANITVIFVVISNKVLHKPMHIFLCNLAANGIYGSTALLPPLLSTLMSPFHVVSLACCKAQTYFLHTYAIIEFTILSVMCYDRYVAICYPLQYHTIMTITKVYKLIAFSWGYPLVAFSLLFILTLRLTQCRNIIGRVYCSNYSLVKLSCDDTNVVSTIGLVSVVVYTFPQLVMTFYSYGHILKICFTATKESKIKALKTCTPHLFAIMNYSVGCFFEIVQSRFDTSYLPFETQIFMSIYFLIFPPILNPAIYGLSVQALRGNIFRLCGSKNKLLPLK, encoded by the coding sequence atgaaaaactCATCAGTTGTGTCATTGATAATACTGGAAGCCTTTTACAGAATGGAAGACCTTAAATACCTTTACTTTGTCATCTTTTTCATGTTATACATGCTTGTACTCTTAGCAAACATCACTGTGATCTTTGTCGTTATTAGCAACAAAGTGCTTCATAAACCAATGCACATCTTTCTTTGTAATTTGGCTGCAAATGGCATCTATGGTAGCACAGCTTTGCTTCCCCCCTTGCTATCTACTTTAATGTCTCCTTTTCATGTGGTATCTCTGGCCTGCTGTAAGGCTCAAACTTACTTCCTGCACACATATGCTATCATAGAGTTCACCATTTTGTCAGTGATGTGCTATGATCGCTATGTGGCCATCTGCTATCCACTGCAGTATCACACTATTATGACGATCACAAAAGTGTATAAACTAATAGCTTTCTCATGGGGTTATCCTTTAGTGGCATTTTCATTGTTATTTATTCTGACTCTGCGCTTGACACAATGTAGAAACATTATAGGGCGAGTCTACTGCTCCAACTATTCTCTTGTTAAACTGTCCTGTGATGACACAAATGTTGTGAGTACTATTGGACTGGTTTCTGTTGTTGTATACACTTTTCCTCAGCTTGTGATGACTTTCTATTCATACGGACATATTCTTAAAATATGCTTTACTGCAACTAAAGAGTCAAAAATAAAAGCACTGAAGACCTGCACTCCACACTTATTTGCAATAATGAACTATAGTGTGGGATGTTTTTTTGAAATTGTACAAAGTCGCTTTGACACAAGTTATCTCCCATTTGAAACACAAATATTTATGTCAATTTATTTCTTGATTTTTCCTCCAATTCTGAATCCAGCCATTTACGGGCTGAGTGTTCAGGCTCTGAGAGGCAATATTTTTCGACTTTGTGGCTCTAAGAATAAGTTACTGCCTTTAAAGTAG
- the LOC132130243 gene encoding olfactory receptor 52Z1P-like — protein sequence MKNSSVVSLIILEAFYRMEDLKYLYIVIFFMLYMLVLFANITVIFIVISNKVLHKPMHIFLCNLAVNGIYGSTALLPPMLATLMSPFHVVSLACCKAQTYFLHTYTIIEYTILSVMCYDRYVAICYPLQYHTIMTITKVYKLIAFSWGYPLVAFALFFILTLRLTQCRNIIGRVYCSNYSLVKLSCDDTNVVSTIGLVSVVVYSFPQIVMTFYSYGHILKICFTATKESKIKALKTCTPHLFAIMNYSVGCFFEIVQSRFDTSYLPFETQIFMSLYFLIFPPILNPAIYGLSVQALRSNFRLCGSKNKLLPLK from the coding sequence ATGAAAAACTCATCAGTTGTGTCATTGATAATACTGGAGGCATTTTACAGAATGGAGGACCTTAAATACCTATACATTGTCATCTTTTTCATGTTATACATGCTTGTACTCTTTGCAAACATCACTGTGATCTTTATCGTTATTAGCAACAAAGTGCTTCATAAACCAATGCACATCTTTCTTTGTAATTTGGCTGTAAATGGCATCTATGGTAGCACAGCTTTGCTTCCCCCCATGCTAGCTACTTTAATGTCTCCTTTTCATGTGGTATCTCTGGCCTGCTGTAAGGCTCAAACTTACTTCCTGCACACATATACTATCATAGAGTACACCATTTTGTCGGTGATGTGCTATGATCGCTATGTGGCCATCTGCTATCCACTGCAGTATCACACTATTATGACGATCACAAAAGTGTATAAACTAATAGCTTTCTCATGGGGTTATCCTTTAGTGGCATTCGCATTGTTTTTTATTCTGACTCTGCGCTTGACACAATGTAGAAACATTATAGGGCGAGTCTACTGCTCCAACTATTCTCTTGTTAAACTGTCCTGTGATGACACAAATGTTGTGAGTACTATTGGACTGGTTTCTGTTGTTGTATACAGTTTTCCTCAGATTGTGATGACTTTTTATTCATACGGACACATTCTTAAAATATGCTTTACTGCAACTAAAGAATCTAAAATAAAAGCACTGAAGACCTGCACTCCACACTTATTTGCAATAATGAACTATAGTGTGGGATGCTTTTTTGAAATAGTACAAAGTCGCTTTGACACAAGTTATCTCCCATTTGAAACACAAATATTTATGTCACTTTATTTTTTGATATTTCCTCCTATTCTGAATCCAGCCATTTATGGGCTGAGTGTTCAGGCTCTGAGAAGCAATTTTCGACTTTGTGGCTCTAAGAATAAGTTACTGCCTTTAAAGTAG